Sequence from the Papaver somniferum cultivar HN1 unplaced genomic scaffold, ASM357369v1 unplaced-scaffold_150, whole genome shotgun sequence genome:
gaaaataaaaatctagaaaaacgaaattaaaatataaaaagaaattctaaaaacaagattataactaataaaaataacaactaaatctaccgactgctccccggcagcggcgccaaaatttgatggctgtcgtaagtgcaataaaattaataattttatctccacacaattaactggtaatataatggaagtaaggatcgttcccacgaagggCACTGAGTTTTAGTTGTGAAAGTGTCACAAGGGGGGTTTTGTtatagattgtgaacaaaataaataatcaaagcaaataaaattgtattgtaatcaataaagagagatattattgaggaatccttcttcgtatataaatcgtcaatgagttattataatttcctactcgtcgttaatcatagattatcaccaaccgtagaataacagctagattagTGTTAtaccctaaattccttatatcactggatacagaagttctcgcctaccagattctattcaacaaaaccaccaagtagtatcactcaaggtgtaatccaatcgaatttatttttgtgaatttataggttgatcctactagttagactcttagatcaaggtccactttttagtgttgtttatacacacaatcgctccacagaatccctctgcaaggttttgtgttctctattgtgttattcgacgattacttatctcctaactcaatactagcaatagattgaatcaacaaatcaatttagttggccacctaaacaatctatcaatcaatcataaatattaattagtataacaaacgataatcatatgaagaacttcaaagtagattaatataataactcaaatcttgtttacaacttagaattcatcctcaatcaataggtgtttatctactcatggatgtagaaacatccatgatatacatatgagaaaagtaaagagataacgttacgattgataatcgctccgtgtgatgtttcttctctccaaaccctaaaatttcgtgacctaatgattgatatgatttcacataacctaatacctttttataggttttacattgcttggcgttcacgtagttcggttcaagaacccgacccaaaataacgaattaacgttcccaaacgtgcccttaggccttccaaggtgtgaatacacgtttcccgtttgataagttcgcgtacccagtccgcaaacttcaaattccagcaaattttcggaaataagtctgcgaactcggttcgcaaacccagttcgcggacttcactgtcttcggtattcaataaaaactgttttggccacaacttcttcatccgaactcggaataatCATTTTTTTGCATTTTATATCTTTCAATTTATtcgagatgatgatgagaaatacttaatttgaatgagttaagatcggtctttggctgagtcttgattttgagcgttttgctccttttcgtcgcacttcttccacttctcttggacttgggcgcttggattcctggaatacttatcttcttagctcttttcagaactttatagctcctttttggatgattcacctaattgagacaaataagataaaacaagagtaataatacgaaaatatgcaagaataatagctaaagcaagtatggaatggatactaaaatcatatgaattatgcatttATAGAGAGAGATGCCGTATATTCAAGAGAGCTTCCAAAAAGTTGGGTCTCTTAGCGAATGATCAGAGTGCGAGGGCGTCTTTGGTTGAAGCAGCAACAGTTAATATGTCGTCATCTCTCAGAAGACAATTTGCATATATCTTAACCTTTTATAATTCGACGGGTGTGAGAGAATTATGAGATGAATTGTCAACAATAAGGTCAAGTATTACACGAGTTCAAGCAATACAAGCTCAACATTCTTATCAGATCTTTTTCTTCGTGAGTTGAATTCGATAATTAAGCAGCACGACAAAGATATATGCATGTATGATCTTCCGCCACTTATAAGAACGAATTATTGATTCTAAGTCTAATTCAAGAAGATTTGTAGATTCCAACATCCGAGGAAGACCTATCTTCTATCAACAATTTTAATGAAGAGCAATATAGGGCCTACGATATAATCATGATAGAAATTGAGCAAAAGGAAAACAAGGTCTTCTTCATAGATGATCTTGGACGTACTGGGAAGACATTTATGCATCGTGGTATTTTGGCGGCTGTCAGGAAAAATGGTGGTATTGTGATTGCAACAACCACGTCTAGAATTGTTGTTATTATGTTACATGGTGGTAGGTTAACATACTCAAGGTTTCAGCTTCCAATGACACCGACATCAAATTCCACGTGTCGTACGAAAAAGCAATCCGAGGAACCTGAACTTTTGAGGCATGCTAGATACTGTCCTTATGTGGGATGAAGCTACAATGGCGCGTCGCTACTCTTTAGAAACATTTGATAGGACGATGAGAGACATCACAGATATTACTGAACCATTTGGTTGAAAGATTCTATAATTCAAGAAGAGTTGTCGATTCCTACATCCGAGGAAGACCTATCTTCTATCAACAATTTTAATGAAGAGCAATATAGGGCCTACGATATAATCATGATAGAAATCGAGCGAAAGGAAAGCAAGGTATTCTTCATAGATGATCTTGGACGTACTGTGAAGACATTTATGTATCGTTCTATTTTGGCGATTGTGAGGAAAAATGGTGGTATTGTGATAGAAACAACCACGTCTAGAATTGCATGGTGGTAGGTTAGCATACTCAAGGTTTCAGCTTCCAATGACACCGAAATCAAATTCCACGTGTTGTACGAAAAAGAAATCCGAGGAAGCTGAACTTTTGAGGCATGCTAGCTACTGTCCTTATGTAGGATGAAGCTACAATGGCGCATCACTACTCTTTAGAAACATTTGATAGGACGATGAGAGATAGATATATGCATATATGATCTTCCGCCACTTATAGGGACGAATTGATGATTCTAAGTCTAATTCAAGAAGAGTTGTCGATTCCTACATCCGAGGAAGACCTATCTTCTATCAACAATTTTAATGAAGAGCAATATAGGGCCTATAATACAATCATGATAGAAATTGAGCGAAAGGAAAGCAAGGTCTTCTTCATAGATGATCTTGGACGTACTGGGAAGACATTTATGTATCGTGGTGGTATTGTGATAGCAACAACCACGTCTAGAATTACTGCTACTATGTCACATGGTGGTAGGTTAGCATACTCAAGGTTTAAGCTTCCAATGACACAGACATCAAATTCCACGTGTTGTACGAAAAAGCAATCCGAGGAAGCTGAACTTTTGAGGCATGCTAGCTACTGTCCTTATGTGGGATGAAGCTACAATGGCGCATCGCTACTCTTTAGAAACATTTGATAGGACGATGAGAGATATCATAGATATTACTGAACCATTTGGTTGAAAGATTTTAATTATGGGAGGTGATTTCCTCCAAGTACTACCAGTGATCCAAGGAGTACAAGGGGACAAACACTCGATGCATGTCTTAGCAGGTAAAAAATTCCATACTGATATGCGGTAGTTAAGACGTAATATTTCTTAATGCGATAGTTAAGACGTAATATTTCTTAAACTATGATAACTAACTTTTAAGCGAATAAATTGAAATGACATTGAATTACATTACATTCATAACATATCACATTTGTAGGAAAAGTACATGATTTACACCTGAAGAAGAATATGCATGTAGCTGAAGATGCAACTTATTCTGAGTGTTTGATTCGTTTTGGTGATGGGGATGAACCTTGCATTTCTAATGAGATAAAGGTTCGGGAAGAGATGGTCATACCGTGATGATTCATTGTCTTAGCTTATAGATGTAACATTTTCAAACTTGGTGGATAATGCAAGAGATAAAGACTACCTAGTCAACATGGCCCTGATTACACCATAGAACGAGTCCGTCGAGAAGCTTAATGACCGAGTACTTTGCATCTTTACTGGAAAAGAGGTTATATCCTACACATTCACGGTCTTTACCAGCAAGGATACTTGAACAACATTGCTCCAGGGGTTTACCCCCACacattttctttgaaattgcatATTGCTGCACCTATTATGTTGTTGCGGAATGTTGATGCAAAAAATGGTCTATGTAATGGTACCAGGTTAATAATCAAAGAATTCTTCCCAAATTGTACATATGACGTAATTATTAGTGGGAATTCCATAGGTACACGAGTCTTCACTCACAGGATGCCACTGGAGCCACCTGAGAATCTGAATCTCCCATACAAGTTTAAACATCAACAATTTCCGATCTGTGTATATTTCGCGTTTACAGTCAACAAGGCGCAAGggaaaacgatcaaaaatacgagtatttttttccttgaacatGTGTTCAGCCATGGTCAATTGGACGTTTCTCTCTCGAGAAAAGTTTCGATTAGCAACACAAAAGTATTAGCGACTAAAGGCACTATTACAAAGAAGAACAGAACGTACACGAATAATGTAGTGTTTTACAACCTGGACCGGACCGACCGGTTAGATCAGTAAACTGATGAACCAGTAAGAAAAACGGTATGGTTCGACATTGATCCACTAACAATAACATGTTAAAAAAACCAGTGAACCGGTTAAACCGGGCGGTTGAACCAGTAACCCATTGACCCAGTCCGATCTAAACTGGTTAACCCAGCCATATTAATCAAggcaaaaaaacgaaaaaaaaattgtatcaaaagaaaatacagatTTTATCTAACCCcctttgtttatcaaaaaaaaggaattgaagtattGAAACATATTTCAAAAATTGAAGGAACATGGCTAGATCCCAATTATTTGATCATAGAACAaagattacaaaaaaaataaataaaaaaagaatccAACATGAATAAGGTTTACGGATAGAAAGGAGAGAAAAGTTAATCTTCCAACTGTATCTTTGTTGGTACAATCTTCACCGAAAATTGTGTTAATCTAACAATAGAAGAACATATCCATGTCCCTGTTAATGATGTTGCGACACTgttgtgattttgtttttcttttccttctgttGAAGCGAGTAGAGAAGGATCAGAGAAAGAAGATGGAGGAGGAATAAACATAGAAAACGAGATGGGAGGAAATAAAGGCGCATAATTAGGTATTTTTAgtataaataattaattacacataataataataagggcAAGTATTTTTATTGACTAGAAGGGCAAGTACTAGTGGGACCGGAGTACTTGACATATTGTATTTGTCCATGTGGAGTCCGTGAACTTCTTACTTTCATGTATTCACATTAAACAACTTTTCTTTTAACTATTATTTGTATGACCTAGTAAACCACTGGTTGAACCACCGGTCGACCCAGTTGATCCTGATCCAGTAAATTTACAGGTTCGTTGTCCGGTCTGGATTTTAAAACATTGGAATAATGTTGTTTATAAAGAAGTCTTTATGTCTTAGAAAATTATGAGTTACGAATACGCGTTTTCAATGTAGAAGGATATTTATGATTGAAAAATTATTAAATGAAATATTTGAATTTAGTTGTAATTACTTTTTGCAGATTAGTTTGAAATGAATTTTCACCACTTGGCGTTGATTGTTGACTTTGATCATTGACCGAATGTTGACTTTAACCGGTAACTAATGCACGGAAAAAACAAAATTACGATGCAAACGGAACCGCAAGCGCATCATACGTGCATACTATactaatatacaaaaataaatcaataaattattgGTGATATAACAATTTTCCACGGGTTTGTTTTCTATCTCCTTAATcgaaaatttcatgaaatgatGATTAGTAGTATGAATATTAATTGACTCACTATggagaaaatattattaaattgAACTGTAATTTATTCAAAACATGtacaaaaataaatcaataaattattaGTGATCTCACAGTTTTCCACGCGTTTCCTTTCTCTCTCCTTAATCGAGAATTTCATGAATGGTAGTAGTTTTACCATCCAAGGCACCGAGTATGGCATCTGTATGCTCCTGTACCACCTTCCAAGCCCCAGTGACATGTCTTTCCTCTGTCAGTGTTGCCCCGACGGCAAACCGAATCATGTACACCCCTCCAACAACAGCATGAGTCATGTATATCTTCCCGGACGCATTGACTGATTCAAGCAATTTCGCATTTACCTCATTTGTTTGAGCTTCAATGTGATCATCTTCAActatttttttcctaaaaatggCAGCTGGTTTAAGGCGAAAGCACACCATGGCAAATGTTCTAGGAACTACAATCTCAAACCTGTTGTCCATACCAATGAGCCCCTGAAAGTGCTTAGCCATTTTAACATGACTCCTAAGGAAGGTTCTTAAGTTAGCAATTCCATAGCTGCGAAGTACTAACCAGAGTTTCATGGATCGGAATCTTCTGCTGAGCGCTATTTGCCAATCTTTGTAATCGATAACTTGTTTGGAATCAGTTGCTTTGTTCTTCAAATATTCTGGACTTGTTGATAATGCCTTGACCAGTGAATCAGAgtctttcacccataaacagcaaCAATCCAAAGTAGTAAAGAACCACTTGTGTGCATTTAGACTAAATGAGTCTGCATCTTCCACACCATCGATGAAGTGCCTGAACTCTGGGCAGATACATGCACTTCCAGCATATGCAGCATCAATGTGAACCCAAATACCGTGCAATTTTGCCACCGCGCAAAGTGGGCCAATAGGATCTACGGctgttgaagaagttgttccGACAGTGGCACAGAGAAACAATGGAACTAACCCGGATTCGATATCAGCAAGAATTGTCGATTGAAGTGAATTTGGAGAGAGACCAAAATTTGTAGCCTTGGAGGTTGCGATAGCACGGAAATTCTTAGGATTAATCCCAGCAATTTGAGCAGCTTTCTGTAGTGCACAATGGGTTTGATCAGAAGCATAAACAACCAACTTGTTAATATTTTCTCTACCAATTTTGTTCAGCATTTTATCTCTTGCCGCAGTTAGAGTACATAAAATGGCTTCACAAGTAGTCCCTTGCAAAACTCCTCCACCTCCCGAACTTCCGTCTGATGAAAAGAGAAATGATTTGGGAAGCGTAAGCATCTGGCCAAGCCAATTCATAACAATACTCTCCAACTCAGTTGCGGCCGGAGATGACATCCAATTAAACCCGACAACATTAAATCCGGTACTTAGCATTTCCCCTAGGAAACCAGCGATAGAACCACTAGAAGGAAAATAAGCAAAGTAATTTGGACTTTGCCAGTGAGTTAGACCAGGGATGATATCATTTGTCACATCTTCAAGAatggtttcaatggattcaggaTTGTACGGAGCTGATTCGGGTAaccttttcttcaaataaccgGGCTCGACTTGGCTTCTAACTGGATATTTCTCAACATTTTTGTAGTAATCAGCAAGGAAATCAATAATCATGTGACCTTGCCTTCTGAATTCATCTGGATCAAGTGGATTTTGCGAACACAGCGACATGCTTTCAAAGTTATTAGCTGGAAGACTTCCCATTGTTACTATCAGTTTTGCTGATTAGTGAGGGAGATAGAGAGAATTGGTATTGAGTTTAGTGAAGAAGAAGTAAATAAATGAAATGtcttatatatatacatatatagatATATAATGAACGCACATGGAAAAAGCTTTAATTAAGACACGTTCAAGGTGGCTTCAAGGTAGTTAGTTGGAGTTGGTCAAAAAAGGGAATGCATTTGGTGTTTCCTTGATATGAAGACTGAAGTGGAAGTTCACTTTAAACCTAATAAACACATTTTATATGATCCATATAGTGCTGCACTGATAATACACTCAGTGGCTGATGCAAGAAAGTGACATGAAGAAACTAGTTTACAAACGTGGgttcgctttttttttttaagggtaCACTTATTGACTTACACCATGCCTGTTTAGGGGCTCGCAATTTGAATCCGACTCGACTTAAATTAGATGTAAGGATGTTTgtgttttcattatttttatatcCGATTTGAGATGTGATTCCGCTCATATTTATGATTTTAGCGCTATTTGAGCTAGATATcacttttctttttgaagcatgtattttATGAGATTAAGCTGAAATTACACGGGGATATGTTATATCCATAGAGACTACTATTAAAATAGAACTTATCAATGGGGGAGTTATATTGTCCCATATTGTTGTTGTGAGCTTTCCCCTGAGAGCAATCATATATCGCTTGATTTGCCAGACCGTCCGTTACTTGATTTCTTTCCCGGCAGACGTGCCTAATGGTGTATTGCTGAATTTGGGTAAACATTTGCTTGATTTCTGCAATCTGATTAAAAATATACATGGGGTGTCGGCgtccgagttttttttttttttttttttgctgaatcacattttttattgattgaaaaaCTAAAGAAACAGTTTACAGGACTGACCCAAAATGAACTTACAAACCCAAGAGACTAAAGAAGGAAAAGCAAAGACAATAATGTAGATGGCCCAAAATGATCCTAAGCCCAATACCTAAGAAAACTGTGCTTTGTATCATTACAACCAGTTCCAAAGAGAGACACAGATCCTTCTTAAACTTTGAAAAATTTCTCACCTGAGAttaatccgacatatcggatatcggatatcggaatccgTTATGCTATCGGATATTTCCTCTTAACGATATCGATATCGGAATAGGctgtttccgttaggttaatatccgatatccgatagtctaggggtgtacttgtaatttcctacccctaggGTATATGTGTCGCATGTCGGGAGAGAATAACCCATTTCATTCATTCTACCAAAAGTCCGTTTTTTCTCATTCTCTGATTCACTGGTTCGTGATTTGATCGAGAGAGGGGGACTGAGCGATCGATTTGATCGTGATTTGGTCGAGAATATTGATGATTAGAGACTCTCAATCAAGAAGTAAGTCATTGTTTGTGTTTTCTATTATTGTTTcgaagtttaggttttttttccccaaatcgaTTGCGTATTTAATTGTTTTTGTTGTCTATTATTGTTGCGAATAGCGGATTGTAGGTGGGTTTGATGTATATTTTGAATTATAAAATTGTgtgatgtttaattttgattttagagagttagggtttgtgatgttcttccctaaattagaaattagggtttataagaagaaCTTAGAAGGGAAATAACTGTTTGAGTTTCTATTGGATTTATATGAATTTGAAATTCTTTGTTGTCTGGTATCAAAAAATCAAAGTATTTGAGAACTAATTTTGTTTGTCTGCATcactatttgtttttctttctaattGATTGTTTCTGTTTAATCCTTTTTTATGTCATATGTACATTAATGAACTCATGAACTGTGTGTTTATTTCAGGGTTGTCGTTGTTCTCAGAATGtctcaaagtgaaaaagcatccaATAGAGTTGGAACTCCAAGCTGCAGTCAACCAATTTCCCAACAGCCAGAACAAGAAGATCAAAGTGTTGCTTCAACAATTGCTTCAACAACACCTTCTTCAAGTAATAAGAGATCATTAGCAGAAGTAGCAGATGAAAATCATCCACTTGTTATtgctttattgaagaaattgcgcaCAACAAGGTCACCTTCATGGGATGAATTCACTAGGAAAATCATTGTAGAGCCTGATAAAGATAACCCGGGTAAGGAAGTGGCTGTCCTTATGGGTGAATGTCATCATTGCAAAAAGTTGGTACCTGCTTGTAGTGAACAAGGAACTACCCGCTTGGCTCAACATCTAAGAATCTGTCCTCAGAAGCCTCAAAACAAGCCAGGCCAGATGAAGATTACCACTTCAGTTAAAAAAGCAGGTACTAACCAAGTTAAATTACTTAATTACAAGTATGATCCAATAGTTACTAGGAACTTCCTTGCtaaaatgattgctaaacatgaTTACCCACTTAACATGGTTGAGCATATCTATTTTAGAGATTTTGTTAAGTCTTTGAACCCTGCTGCGAGAATGCCATGTAGGAATACAAGTAAAGCTGATGTGTTGAGGTGTTACGCTGAAATGAAAGGTGAATTGCAATTACAGTTAGAGAACTTGACTTCCAAATGTAGTCTcacaactgatatgtggactgcCAAACACACTaaag
This genomic interval carries:
- the LOC113336168 gene encoding tyrosine/DOPA decarboxylase 1-like, which codes for MGSLPANNFESMSLCSQNPLDPDEFRRQGHMIIDFLADYYKNVEKYPVRSQVEPGYLKKRLPESAPYNPESIETILEDVTNDIIPGLTHWQSPNYFAYFPSSGSIAGFLGEMLSTGFNVVGFNWMSSPAATELESIVMNWLGQMLTLPKSFLFSSDGSSGGGGVLQGTTCEAILCTLTAARDKMLNKIGRENINKLVVYASDQTHCALQKAAQIAGINPKNFRAIATSKATNFGLSPNSLQSTILADIESGLVPLFLCATVGTTSSTAVDPIGPLCAVAKLHGIWVHIDAAYAGSACICPEFRHFIDGVEDADSFSLNAHKWFFTTLDCCCLWVKDSDSLVKALSTSPEYLKNKATDSKQVIDYKDWQIALSRRFRSMKLWLVLRSYGIANLRTFLRSHVKMAKHFQGLIGMDNRFEIVVPRTFAMVCFRLKPAAIFRKKIVEDDHIEAQTNEVNAKLLESVNASGKIYMTHAVVGGVYMIRFAVGATLTEERHVTGAWKVVQEHTDAILGALDGKTTTIHEILD